CATCGCCAGACATCGGAAAATCGGCGCAGGGATTATCTTTTAGAAACATTGGGCGGGTTCCATGCCGATTATCAAATCAACAGCGCTACACGATTGGGAACGACGTATTATGCGCATCAGTTTAATCGCCGGTTTGTTCCCAATGACCCGGTACGCAATCGTTATGATTTTGAAGGGCATCGCAATCGTGTCGGCAGTATATCGTATGATTATTACTATGAACATGTCAATTTTTTCGGCGAGTGGGCGATGGACGGCGGTGCGGATAAGGCCGGGAATACCGGCGTACAATTTTTTTGGCCGCACATGGAGTTTGTATTTTTTTATCGTAATTACGCCAAAAACTTTCATTCCCTTCGTGGATATGCTTTCGGCGAACAAAACGGCCGCACGCGTAATGAAGAAGGCATTTATACGGGATGGAAATACGAATGGCGTCGTCGCCTGACCATACAAGCGTATTACGATTTGTATCGTTTTCCGTGGCGCACCTACGATGTGCCGACAGCCGTAACCGGGCGCGATTTCCTGACGCAAGCGGATTTTGCTTTGACCCGCGCAATGACCATCACAATGCTCTACAAAAGGGAAGAAAAAGACGATGCGATTCAGAGCACGGATATTTTAGGACGTGATATTACCATCGTCGAACCGTCACGTGTGCAGCGTCTGCGCATACAGATAGAAATGCTTGCAACGCCGCAGTTTCGGTTTCGTTCACGGATTGAAACATCCTACTACGCCATACCTTCCATATCGGGCACTTCAGAGATGGGTCTTTTGATTTATGAAGATGTTCGTTTTCAACCCGATCGCCGATGGACGTTGTATGGTCGTGTGAGCGTCTTTGACGCGGATTCCAAATCCGCGGTGTACGAATACGAGAACGATGTCGAAGGTGCATTTGCCAATACGCGATTTTCCGGAAAAGGATTGCGCTGGTATGTTTTCACACAGTATCACGGATTAAATCGAATGGATATCGGCTTCAAATACTGGCAAATGGCACGCAGTGATATTTCGGGGTACGGTCGTATGACACGGCGGGTTACATTATCAGTAGATTACAAATTATAAAACGCCGTGGCATCGGAAAAAACCTTTGCTCTTTTTGACGGTACGGGGTATATTGAGCCGCTTATCTGCATTCGCAATACACAAGCTAAAATGATAATATAACATATCGCCGGAGGAATTTGGAGTATGGAAGAAAAAACGTTGGTCGGCTATTTTACGGATGGTGGTTTTTTTATGTGGCCGATTTTGATATGCTTTATCGGCGGCCTTGCCATTTGTATCGAACGCCTTATAACGCTGACGCGCGCGGCGACCAATACCAAACAATTCCTCGTCAAAATCAAACAATCGCTGGATGAAGGCGGTGTCGAGCGTGCGACGGAAGTATGCGCGAGCCAGCGCGGATCCGTGGCGTTGATTTTTCATGCGGGTCTTTTACGCGCTCGTAAAGGTGTGGAGCATGTCGAAAAAGCGATTGTTAATGCCGGCGCTGTGGAAATGGCGTTTCTTGAACGCGGTATGGTATGGCTTGGTTTTTTTGTCGGCGCGGCACCTCTTTTGGGTTTTACAGGTACGGTCCAAGGTATGATCGAAGCGTTTGATGCGATCGCCAAGGCTAATGACATTTCACCTACGATTGTGGCCGACGGTATCCGTACGGCGCTATATACGACGTTATTCGGTCTTATGGTGGCGATTCTTTTACAATTTTTCTTCAATTATTTTACTGCGAAAATCAATCGTATCGTGGCTGATATGGAAGAAAGTTCGTCGGAACTGGTGGACTACCTGCTCGAAAACGAAGTACGGTAATAATAATTTTATAAAATTATGTTTGTCGAAAAACGACGTAAATATACTCCTGAAATTTCAACCGCTTCGATGGCGGATATCGCTTTTCTTTTGATCATTTTTTTTATCGTGATTACAAAGTTTGGCACCGACAAAGGTATTGACCTGACATTGCCTCCGGAAGGTTCTATTAAAGAAATTCCAAAAAACAATATCATGAGCATTACGATGGATGATGCCGGTGCGGTTGTTTTGGATGGGAAAGTAGTAATTCTGGGGCAGGTTCAGTCGCTCGTCAAAAGCATCGCCGAATCCAACGACCGTTTGGTGGTCACCGTAAAAACGACACGCAAAACGCCGTATCGCAATTTTATCGCCGTGATGGATCAACTCAAAGAAGCCGGTGTTCGTAAAATTTCAGTTTTGGAGCCTGATCGCTGATATGAAGTTTCGACGTCGCCCTATAGAATCTTTGCCGGTATCGAGCGCCTCGATGTCTGATATTGTTTTTTCGCTTTTATTATTCTTTATGGTATCTACCGTGATCAAAAAATACAGCGGTCTGCCTGTGCAGGTTCCGGCTGCATTTAATATCGAAAAATTATCTACGAAAACGCATACATCTTACCTTTGGATTGACAAACAACAACGTATCGTATTTGATGATTATCCGATTAATTCGATGGAAGAGCTATATTCGGTGGCCCGCGCGAAAATCGAAGCCGATCACAAAATGCTTATCTTTCTACGTGTGGACGAATCGTTGACGATGGGCGCTTTGGCGGACGTACAAGAACAGTTGCGTCGTGCCGGAGCACTTCGGATTTACTACGGGACCGATTCGCGTTCTAACGCAATTTATTAAGCTATGCAGTATCAATCACGAAATAATCGTTATACGTTGATGATGGATATTTCTGTCATCATAACCATCGTTCTTGCTTATATTATTTTGCATACCGTTACGATTACCGAATATGCAAAAGCTGAGATACGTACGCCGACACAGATTGAATTAACACGCGTGGACCTTACGGCTTCGCATCATGCGCCGCCGCCGCGCCGCCCGGTCGTGCCGGTTGCTACGGACCAGGAAACGCTCCTCGGCGATGAGACAATAGATGACACGGATATTGATCTTGATGAAACGCCACCGCCGCCGCCGCCGCCGTTTAAAAAGGTAGAAAAAGGCGACGACGACGTATTTACAGTTTATGATACGCGCCCGCTTCTCAAAGGCGGAGCTGATTTTCTTAAACGTAACCTAAAGTACCCGGAGGCCGCACAACAAGCGGGTATCGAAGGCGTGGCGTTAGTTCGTGCTGTCGTGGATGAAAAAGGAAACGTGGTCAAAGCCGAAGTAGTAAAAGAAGACGGTAATGTTGGTTTCGGTCAAGCGGCCATCGATTTTGTGCTAAAGTGCAAATTTGAACCGGCTACGTTTAAAAATAAGCCGGTGAAAGTAGCCGTAACACTGCCGATCACGTTTAGCAAGAAGAACCTTTTATAAGGTAATCGCTGTTATTTAATAGCATCTAAATTTTATTAAAAACCCCTTAAGTCCGATCGGCTTAAGGGGTTTTCTTATTCATGCCTATATATTTTCATTCGAATTTGAATCTGATCTGTAAACTGTAGTACGCAGGAAGGCAAATAAATTTTGACTATTTCTCCGGAACAAAAATAATATCCTGAATTCCAGCCAAATAATCGGTAAACACGTCGGTAGGGAACTGGTGCGTCGAGCCGGATATGTAAGCGTAATCTTCAATCATTACGTTATCGAATGTCTGAGGTAAAAAGTTGTTTTTGCCTGAAATGTCTTCAAACCAATACCAATCATTAGATAAAATGGTAACCGAATAACGGTCGTCTGTCTGCACTTGGACAGGATCAATTGCAACGTATTTTAACTCTCCGGAGTCCGCAGCGATCGTCACTGTAGTGACAATGCTCGTATCCGATAAATCCCAAAGCGTAACTTCGTATGATCCGGAATCGGGCATCATCATGCCAAGCCCTGTGATCGCTCCATCTTTTAAAAAACGAAGGCGTGGACCAAATTCATACCATGAGCTGTTGACAAAAGCATTAGTTAAAATCGTGGAATCGTGTTGGGTGAGCGAAAGAACAGGTTTTTGTTCGGAATTGTCGACCGTTGACTCACTACTAGAGTCGCATGCGGTAAAACTGACAAAACTAACAATTAAAAACAACGATACAATTTGACTAAAACGCATATTTTCTCCGGTTTGATTTTATCAATTCTAAAATAATAGAATATTAAAGTAAAAATGGCCTACATGTTAATGCGGTTTTGTAATATTTTTTATGGGAGGGGAATTGTTAAACCAGTTGTGCAAATAACAAAACCTTAAGCATACAACTTAAGGTTTTATGGTGGGCCGTCAGGGATTTGAACCCCGGACCAAGGGATTATGAGTCCCCTGCTCTAACCGCTGAGCTAACGGCCCGTTGAACATATATAAAAAGCGGTGCAAAGATATAAAATGAAGATACAAATTCAAATAATATTTTTTGGAAGCGATAGCGAAGGTTTTTCTGAAAATATTTCGAATAAAAAACGCGGAGCATAAACCCCGCGTTTTTATTTTAAAAATAATTTAAGAGCATCTTATGCGCCGGATGTCTGAAAACTTTTGATGGCATCGTCCAGTGTATTATGAATTTCGAAAATCTCGTTAAGTTTAGTACTGGTGAGTACATTGCGAACAAAGTCAGAAACACCGCCGATTTTCATGATGCCGTCTTTATCTGCTGCGGCTTTGTAGAGGTTAATAAATTTACCAAGTCCGGTGCTATTGATCCGTTTGAGTTTGGTAAGATCCAATATGATCGAGTGATAATTTTCGGCAAGCAATTCATGGACGGCCTTTTCGAGCATTTTCATGTGTTCTTCCGTCATCATCTTGTCGTCAATTTCCACGCTGGCTAAGTCGTCCGTTATACGATGGGTGGTCACTTTGACGGCGCTTTCGCTTGCGATTTGTACTTTTTTGCTCTGTTTCATGGGTTTTTCGTACATAAAAGTTATGAAGTCTTTCCTAATTTCGAATTAATGACTAAAAGGTGCTCGTTCATTTCCTGAAGGTGGCGTTGTAGGATGAGTAATTCTTCGCCGGTTTTTTGCATGGCGGCATCATCGCCGGAACGACCTCCGTAGGCCATACTGTTACAGATTTCATCAAATGTGTCAGAGGCATGTTTGAGGTAGGTTGCAAAGTAACGAACTTCTTCGCGCACTTCTGAGAACTCAAGATTATTCCGCTGAACGAGTTCGCCGGCTTTAAGGCGCAGATACGTCACATTCAACTTGAATGTGGTGAGGTCGGAGATGACACGGTCAATGTCGGCTTCGCGCGCGTACGCGCCATCCTGCATTCGCATATCCGATTGCATAACGCGCAGATCCTGATGCGTACGACGCAAATCCTCCGCCAATTCCCGGATTTTTTCAACGATCATATATTTTTTTTGTGAAAGGTTAAATGTATTCGCAAACGCAGAACCGTTTGTGGTGTGACATTTATTATATAATTAATTTACCCGATACAAGCAACAAATTATTTATACGCCGCACGGGTCAAGTCAAACATAAGATTGGCAGCGGATTGTCGTACCTGCGATACGGATGAAATACTTTGATTCGTCGCAGCAATTATTTCACCGGTTTCTACCCGGATCAAGCGTCCATCTACTTCGTAACCTTGCGCCATCGGGCGTATGTTTCCTACAAGGATTGCATCCACACCCATGATATAACCGGTTTCAACCGCTGTTTCCGCATCGACGGCGTCCGTCATTTGAAAATCCTGTTCGGTCATAATTTTTTCTAAATTTTCACGTTCGACCACTCTGAAACATTGCGTTTGCACGGCGGCTGTAGTGAGGTACGACGCCGTCGAAGATCCGAGTGTTGTGTCATTCAAAGAAGGTGCAACGGATAAAGAAAAAATCGCCAGTCGTAAACGACGTTCGGACGCAACCGTAGGCAAGTCGTCGGGGATCGTAAGATGTGTTTCCGTTGCCGGTTTTTCTTTTGCGTATGGCATTTCCTTGCGCTGGCTTTGTCGTGTAGAGGCCAGGAGTTGCTTCTTAAACGATGCGATATCTTGATGGGGGTTATCAAAAAACTCCGCATCGTCGGACGATGCGTTATCCGATTGAGCCCGATTGATTATTTGTAAAGCCTTAAGCGGTTTACCGTTGCGATAAGCGATTTCAGCCAGTGTACGTGCAACCGCAGGACGGTGGTATTCGGATTCAGGGATGGTCTTAATGAATTTTTTTGCTGATTTCAGATCATCCTGTTCCATCAAAATTTTAGAAATCAGAATAAGACTCAATACATGCGTTGGATGTTTGTCTAATGTATTTTTTAATAATTTTTGAGCTTTGGGAATATCTTTTTCTTTGTAAGCTTTAAAAGCCATTCGAAAAGCTACTTGCGGATCATCGGAGGCGTTATTTTTTTTATCGATACGATTTCGACTTCCGCCGCGAACCTGTGTGTAGGACAGTTCGGTAATCGTCAGCAAACAAAGTAATGTGATAATAAAATATTTCATGCTTTTTTCCGTTGGTTTTGCATGAATACCCATAACCGCTGCGCGTAAACGTAAAAAGATAAAATTAACATAATAAACGTAAGCCAGAGGAACGACTGGAAAAGCCATTCGATACTAAAATTGTTTCGCACTACGAAAATAGCAAATGTAAGCCCCAGCACTGTAAACGCCCATTTTCCGAGCATATTGGAAGTAAAAAGATAGTTGTATTTTTGTTTGACGTACATTGCCGCCGTAAAAATTACCACATCGCGTACGATTGCCACGATCAGCAACCACAAGGGAAAATCGGGCCTGATCAGAGCAAGATAAACCAAAATAATCGCCGAAACGATTTTGTCGGCAAGGGGGTCAATGATTTTCCCCAATTCCGTGACTTGATCCAATCGGCGCGCCAAATAGCCATCAAATAAATCCGTAAAACCGGCGATCAATATAGTGATCAGTGCGTAGATGTTGGCCGTCGGATCTTCGATACCCTGATGTAAAAAATAAAGTATCGGTACGGCGAATACGATTCGCAGCATGCTGAGAATATTGGAGATGGTAAAGATGCGGTTATTCATACGAACGAGTAAGATTATAAATTATTAAATTTTCCAATCGGCGCATAGCCGGATGTTTTCTTTCATTCTGAGGTCCGAAAGCCAATGCGACGCCTATTTTTTTTGGTTTATTCGTCGGTGTCAATGACGCATATAACCAAAGTGGCCCGCCAAATGCATTAGTGCGATTTTTTGTAGTCCAAACGGCACACATTCGTAACAAAGGACCGGATGTTGTGTACAAGGTATCGCTCGTAATAAAGTCATCGCGGTATTGCAAAGAATCCGGCAGTGCATTAAGTAACTTCTGAGTATGTCCGCCGAGCGATGTTGATGTGTTATCCGAATCGCCTGTAAATGTACTAAACAAAATCCATTCTTGAAAGCGTTCAGTTGATCGGTACCAAAAAAAAGTTTTCGGCAGCGGCGCAGGCTGTTGTGAGAAGCCGTCATATAGATAAAAAGTATCGGCGTCCGCGTTGGGGACAGGCAAAGTGCTAAAATGATCATGTTGCGTCATGGCCATTTCCTGTTCACGTCGTTTTTCTTCCAAACGCCGATGCAGCATTACTCCTTCAGTTGCGCAGCGACGGGCCATAGTTTCGTAATCCGGAGTGCATAAAACCCATATCATTTGTCCTTGCGCCCAGGGTGATTCTTTTTCCAGAATCCATAATTGACCTTCGCGGACGGCTTTTTCATCAT
This sequence is a window from bacterium. Protein-coding genes within it:
- a CDS encoding biopolymer transporter ExbD, with translation MFVEKRRKYTPEISTASMADIAFLLIIFFIVITKFGTDKGIDLTLPPEGSIKEIPKNNIMSITMDDAGAVVLDGKVVILGQVQSLVKSIAESNDRLVVTVKTTRKTPYRNFIAVMDQLKEAGVRKISVLEPDR
- a CDS encoding energy transducer TonB; the protein is MQYQSRNNRYTLMMDISVIITIVLAYIILHTVTITEYAKAEIRTPTQIELTRVDLTASHHAPPPRRPVVPVATDQETLLGDETIDDTDIDLDETPPPPPPPFKKVEKGDDDVFTVYDTRPLLKGGADFLKRNLKYPEAAQQAGIEGVALVRAVVDEKGNVVKAEVVKEDGNVGFGQAAIDFVLKCKFEPATFKNKPVKVAVTLPITFSKKNLL
- a CDS encoding CDP-alcohol phosphatidyltransferase family protein — translated: MNNRIFTISNILSMLRIVFAVPILYFLHQGIEDPTANIYALITILIAGFTDLFDGYLARRLDQVTELGKIIDPLADKIVSAIILVYLALIRPDFPLWLLIVAIVRDVVIFTAAMYVKQKYNYLFTSNMLGKWAFTVLGLTFAIFVVRNNFSIEWLFQSFLWLTFIMLILSFYVYAQRLWVFMQNQRKKA
- a CDS encoding MotA/TolQ/ExbB proton channel family protein, translated to MEEKTLVGYFTDGGFFMWPILICFIGGLAICIERLITLTRAATNTKQFLVKIKQSLDEGGVERATEVCASQRGSVALIFHAGLLRARKGVEHVEKAIVNAGAVEMAFLERGMVWLGFFVGAAPLLGFTGTVQGMIEAFDAIAKANDISPTIVADGIRTALYTTLFGLMVAILLQFFFNYFTAKINRIVADMEESSSELVDYLLENEVR
- a CDS encoding biopolymer transporter ExbD; the encoded protein is MKFRRRPIESLPVSSASMSDIVFSLLLFFMVSTVIKKYSGLPVQVPAAFNIEKLSTKTHTSYLWIDKQQRIVFDDYPINSMEELYSVARAKIEADHKMLIFLRVDESLTMGALADVQEQLRRAGALRIYYGTDSRSNAIY
- a CDS encoding helix-hairpin-helix domain-containing protein is translated as MVVLLQRISFFIALVFYSSAVVGQDTLWIDTDQDRSTESALESMTETANEGVEFSEALENWRRDPLDINRADIEELQQLPGLSPILAKAIVDRRRAQPFTSVRQLLQIDGFSRELFVRIQPFLIVYSHTAVRPLDVALRQRTERQIEKAPEFSDGSYEGGPLQMYERAVAVYAPGWAALPDAQIRGAWVMEKDPGETRWNDHQAGYAEIKNAGVVRRAVVGNYRLEFGQGVALWSGSGMSKSTEVIQSVKRRSGGIKPFASATENQALQGMAAELQFENVDFLRALKLTGFYSYAHFDASRNPDGTTGGLDESGLHRQTSENRRRDYLLETLGGFHADYQINSATRLGTTYYAHQFNRRFVPNDPVRNRYDFEGHRNRVGSISYDYYYEHVNFFGEWAMDGGADKAGNTGVQFFWPHMEFVFFYRNYAKNFHSLRGYAFGEQNGRTRNEEGIYTGWKYEWRRRLTIQAYYDLYRFPWRTYDVPTAVTGRDFLTQADFALTRAMTITMLYKREEKDDAIQSTDILGRDITIVEPSRVQRLRIQIEMLATPQFRFRSRIETSYYAIPSISGTSEMGLLIYEDVRFQPDRRWTLYGRVSVFDADSKSAVYEYENDVEGAFANTRFSGKGLRWYVFTQYHGLNRMDIGFKYWQMARSDISGYGRMTRRVTLSVDYKL
- a CDS encoding DUF4082 domain-containing protein, with protein sequence MRFSQIVSLFLIVSFVSFTACDSSSESTVDNSEQKPVLSLTQHDSTILTNAFVNSSWYEFGPRLRFLKDGAITGLGMMMPDSGSYEVTLWDLSDTSIVTTVTIAADSGELKYVAIDPVQVQTDDRYSVTILSNDWYWFEDISGKNNFLPQTFDNVMIEDYAYISGSTHQFPTDVFTDYLAGIQDIIFVPEK
- a CDS encoding STAS domain-containing protein, producing MKQSKKVQIASESAVKVTTHRITDDLASVEIDDKMMTEEHMKMLEKAVHELLAENYHSIILDLTKLKRINSTGLGKFINLYKAAADKDGIMKIGGVSDFVRNVLTSTKLNEIFEIHNTLDDAIKSFQTSGA
- a CDS encoding tetratricopeptide repeat protein; the encoded protein is MKYFIITLLCLLTITELSYTQVRGGSRNRIDKKNNASDDPQVAFRMAFKAYKEKDIPKAQKLLKNTLDKHPTHVLSLILISKILMEQDDLKSAKKFIKTIPESEYHRPAVARTLAEIAYRNGKPLKALQIINRAQSDNASSDDAEFFDNPHQDIASFKKQLLASTRQSQRKEMPYAKEKPATETHLTIPDDLPTVASERRLRLAIFSLSVAPSLNDTTLGSSTASYLTTAAVQTQCFRVVERENLEKIMTEQDFQMTDAVDAETAVETGYIMGVDAILVGNIRPMAQGYEVDGRLIRVETGEIIAATNQSISSVSQVRQSAANLMFDLTRAAYK